In Gammaproteobacteria bacterium, one DNA window encodes the following:
- the ilvA gene encoding threonine ammonia-lyase, biosynthetic produces the protein MKNNYLERILTAQVYDVAIESPLDLVANLSERIHNQVLLKREDLQQVFSFKLRGAYNKMIKLPPAVRNRGVIAASAGNHAQGVALAAKKLNCSATIVMPVTTPQIKVNAVMGHGATVALHGDSYNDAYEHAMQLAKEEQATFVHPYDDPDVIAGQGTVGMEILRQHTGPIHAIFVPIGGGGLIAGIAAYVKRLYPKIKIIGVEPVDADAMYRSLQSGRRVKLAQVGLFADGVAVRHVGKETFRLCRELVDEVMLVDTDAICAAIKDVFEDTRTIMEPSGALSIAGIKAYVAREKIQHKTLIAIASGANMNFDRLRHISERAEIGEQREAVMSVTIPEQPGSFKKFCNLLGAKSITEFNYRYSDSKVAHVFVGVSVRNQAETQQLIKELKQSGLATEDMSNNEMAKLHVRHLVGGHAHAVKNEIVYRFEFPDRPGALMNFLNNMSHNWNISLFHYRNHGADYGRVLIGIQVPPEDKSAFRAFLDQLGYRYWDETKNPAYKLFLG, from the coding sequence ATGAAAAACAATTACCTTGAAAGAATACTGACCGCGCAAGTTTACGATGTCGCGATCGAGAGTCCGCTGGATCTTGTCGCCAATTTGTCGGAGCGTATTCATAACCAGGTGTTGTTGAAACGGGAGGACTTGCAGCAGGTTTTTTCGTTCAAGCTGCGCGGCGCGTATAACAAGATGATCAAATTGCCGCCCGCGGTGCGTAACCGTGGCGTGATCGCGGCTTCGGCAGGGAATCATGCGCAAGGCGTCGCACTGGCGGCGAAGAAGCTCAACTGCTCCGCCACTATCGTGATGCCGGTGACCACGCCGCAAATCAAGGTGAATGCGGTGATGGGGCATGGCGCCACGGTCGCGTTGCATGGCGATTCGTATAACGATGCCTATGAGCACGCCATGCAACTGGCGAAAGAAGAACAAGCCACATTCGTGCACCCGTACGACGACCCGGACGTGATCGCCGGGCAAGGAACGGTCGGCATGGAAATCCTGCGCCAGCATACCGGGCCGATTCACGCCATTTTTGTGCCGATCGGTGGCGGCGGGTTGATCGCCGGGATTGCGGCGTATGTGAAGCGGCTGTACCCGAAAATCAAAATCATCGGCGTCGAGCCGGTCGATGCCGATGCCATGTACCGCTCGCTGCAAAGCGGCCGCCGCGTCAAGCTGGCGCAAGTCGGTTTGTTTGCCGACGGCGTGGCGGTGCGGCATGTCGGCAAGGAAACGTTCCGCTTATGCCGCGAGCTGGTCGACGAGGTGATGCTGGTCGATACCGACGCCATTTGCGCTGCGATCAAGGATGTGTTCGAGGACACGCGCACGATTATGGAACCGTCCGGTGCGTTGTCGATTGCTGGTATCAAAGCTTACGTCGCGCGCGAAAAGATCCAGCATAAAACGCTGATCGCGATCGCATCCGGCGCCAATATGAATTTCGACCGGTTGCGCCACATTTCCGAGCGCGCAGAAATCGGCGAACAACGCGAGGCAGTGATGTCGGTGACGATCCCGGAACAGCCCGGCAGTTTCAAGAAATTCTGCAACTTGCTCGGCGCCAAAAGCATTACCGAATTCAATTACCGTTACTCCGATTCGAAAGTCGCGCATGTGTTCGTCGGTGTGTCGGTGCGCAACCAGGCGGAAACGCAGCAACTGATTAAGGAATTGAAACAAAGTGGCCTCGCTACCGAGGATATGAGCAACAACGAAATGGCCAAGCTGCATGTGCGCCACTTGGTCGGCGGCCATGCACACGCGGTCAAGAACGAAATCGTGTACCGCTTTGAGTTTCCCGACCGTCCCGGCGCGTTGATGAACTTCCTCAACAACATGAGCCACAACTGGAACATCAGCCTGTTTCACTACCGCAACCACGGCGCCGACTACGGCCGTGTACTGATCGGCATCCAGGTGCCGCCGGAGGACAAATCCGCTTTCCGCGCTTTTCTCGACCAACTGGGTTATCGCTATTGGGACGAAACCAAGAATCCGGCGTATAAATTGTTTCTTGGGTGA
- a CDS encoding methyl-accepting chemotaxis protein: MAGNFSKFELTGGLVALGKKLPVIAAPARKNTPKGIPLLSHSWVLGGLVMFFSALALLTAVTGAQQARRGAIYPELAAQLQIHHERIVNAAQPALLGDAAAFAQLQDSRNQFHHVMTLLLQGGSYRDMPVAATDEGSLPSVHAYAKHWQLEDNTISLILNQQESLTRLNSSIRAIHIAYSQLVRRIEELASHLAEAGNLPQEVRTVEAIKLHARSIAKNVKTLLPIELPMAEITAQLSQDQVQIAAMIQTLGQGHHGLGAVSSKNEAIQDLLSHVYAQLRKFDDHLQIIRKEMPTAAAVESAAADIMNGSSVMLATARALDDEIQQQRGNSAAQLNAMMIAFGACALLALIFLVRAVRRNAYYQDLASRNEVEKAQKAIVTLLDDMKKIADGDLTVRTDITNHMTSAIADAINSTIEELHTLVEQVNQAGALVVRSSQQAQQVSSGLLHAAEQQTAKIEQTTLAVVGMTESIGDISDRATESAKVAKQSLAAAEKGALAVRESIAGMNEIRTYIQDTSKRIKRLGESSQEIGEIVALITGITEQTNVLALNAALQATAAGEAGHGFTVIAQEVQRLAERSAEASKQISELIVTIQGDTRDAIAAMERSTLGVAKGTKRSDAAGRALEEIEQVSKQLAQLVTHIFEVTNTQTRAAHKVVANMEEILHITRQTTQGTLKTAGSIKQIAGFAFELKASVSNFKV, from the coding sequence ATGGCAGGCAATTTTTCTAAATTTGAATTGACGGGCGGTTTGGTTGCGTTGGGTAAAAAATTACCGGTGATCGCCGCACCGGCGCGGAAAAATACCCCTAAAGGCATTCCGCTGCTCAGCCATAGCTGGGTGCTGGGCGGTCTTGTGATGTTTTTTTCCGCGCTGGCGCTGCTGACGGCGGTGACCGGTGCGCAGCAGGCCAGGCGCGGCGCAATTTATCCGGAACTCGCCGCGCAATTGCAAATTCACCATGAACGCATCGTAAATGCGGCGCAACCGGCGCTGCTGGGCGATGCAGCGGCATTTGCGCAATTACAGGATAGCCGCAATCAGTTCCATCATGTCATGACGTTGTTATTGCAAGGCGGCTCGTATCGTGATATGCCGGTAGCGGCAACGGATGAAGGATCGTTGCCCAGTGTGCACGCGTATGCCAAGCACTGGCAGCTAGAGGACAACACGATCAGTCTGATTTTAAATCAGCAGGAATCCCTAACGCGGCTCAACAGCAGCATCCGGGCAATCCATATCGCATATAGCCAATTGGTGCGGCGTATCGAGGAACTTGCTAGCCACCTGGCGGAAGCGGGCAATCTGCCGCAAGAAGTACGTACCGTGGAAGCGATCAAATTGCATGCGCGCAGCATTGCCAAGAATGTCAAAACGCTGCTGCCGATCGAATTGCCGATGGCGGAGATTACCGCGCAACTTTCCCAGGATCAGGTGCAGATTGCAGCGATGATTCAGACCTTAGGGCAAGGTCATCATGGTCTTGGCGCGGTTTCCAGCAAGAACGAAGCGATTCAGGATTTGCTGTCGCATGTGTATGCGCAACTGAGAAAATTCGACGATCATTTGCAGATTATCCGGAAAGAAATGCCTACGGCAGCGGCGGTCGAATCAGCCGCCGCTGACATCATGAACGGCAGCTCCGTCATGCTGGCTACGGCCCGGGCGCTGGACGACGAGATTCAGCAGCAACGCGGTAATAGCGCAGCGCAACTCAATGCGATGATGATCGCATTTGGCGCATGCGCATTGCTGGCATTGATTTTCCTGGTGCGGGCTGTGCGCCGCAATGCATATTATCAGGATCTGGCCAGCCGCAACGAGGTCGAGAAAGCGCAAAAAGCCATCGTAACCTTGTTGGACGACATGAAAAAAATTGCCGACGGTGATTTGACAGTGCGCACGGATATTACCAATCACATGACCAGCGCAATTGCCGATGCCATCAACAGTACTATCGAGGAGTTGCATACTCTGGTGGAGCAAGTCAATCAAGCTGGCGCATTGGTGGTGAGATCGTCGCAGCAGGCGCAGCAAGTGTCGTCCGGATTGCTGCACGCGGCTGAGCAACAAACAGCCAAAATCGAACAGACCACACTCGCCGTGGTCGGCATGACGGAATCGATCGGCGACATTTCGGACCGGGCAACGGAATCGGCCAAGGTCGCCAAGCAATCGCTCGCGGCTGCGGAAAAGGGGGCGCTGGCGGTGCGTGAATCGATCGCCGGGATGAACGAGATCCGCACCTATATCCAGGATACTTCCAAGCGCATCAAACGTCTCGGCGAGAGTTCGCAGGAAATCGGCGAGATCGTCGCGTTGATCACCGGTATTACCGAACAAACCAACGTGCTGGCGCTGAACGCGGCGCTGCAAGCGACCGCTGCCGGTGAAGCGGGGCACGGGTTTACCGTGATCGCGCAAGAAGTGCAGCGCCTGGCGGAGCGCTCGGCGGAAGCCAGTAAACAGATCAGTGAGTTGATCGTTACCATTCAGGGCGATACCCGGGATGCCATTGCCGCGATGGAACGCAGCACGCTCGGTGTGGCCAAAGGGACGAAACGTTCCGATGCAGCCGGCCGGGCGCTGGAAGAAATCGAGCAAGTATCGAAGCAACTGGCGCAATTGGTGACGCATATTTTTGAAGTCACCAATACGCAGACACGGGCGGCGCATAAGGTGGTTGCCAACATGGAAGAAATTCTTCATATTACCCGGCAAACGACGCAAGGAACGCTGAAAACCGCGGGATCGATCAAACAGATCGCGGGTTTTGCGTTCGAGCTGAAGGCATCGGTATCCAATTTCAAGGTGTGA
- a CDS encoding Hpt domain-containing protein produces MNAQPKLNIASIIGIKDGIYQVFALIDQTLEVYGQHPGKINLLSDCRSYIHQLDGLLEMLGLTSITIVTGKMEQLVDALLSKKIKPNPAVFDALKQSTKALLYYLNELIDGAEENPLRLFPAYRSLMQVYGFENAPESDLFFPRLAATPALKAEAASIDDAAAKILAKQLGAEYQSGLLKWLRDPSNQDGLRQMAAVADRIEEFPGTIEARAFWWVIAGFLEDLLQLEGSRIDLPVRRLCGKIEQAIRHLAAGTPGNPSVLMRELLYHIAHSEADSLRINAIKNSYVWPGQAQDQDKPTFEQSEALRPILDRLRDTLMQANDIWREFCAGHQESLASLLEYVDWLSHQARQTGYAPLEKLTGAIGDTVSYLHDHPQDASEELAMEMATALLLVESIIDDFHKLPADLPQQIDVIVSRLHGITQGNISDLPPAPTFKTLESETREKELQAHVAQEILTNLAQVESILDKFFFEPAQRAELSLLPDLFKQISGTLVMLDLERAHTLLHLCQDLIGKLSQPDHDITEAEQILLVDGLSSLGFYIEALRSGQPDSEQIAEEAIKRFRSAAVAPSAPLAAPETVVPSSTAVVEKEPATFETAATGVDPELLEIFLEEADIVLASIADDLHKCRIDDADREPLASLRRGFHTLKGSGRMVGLDDMSEVAWSVEQVLNLWLSERKPASDPLLALIGSAHQAYGKWCKNLREQGSTDVDAEALLLAAKELLIRKKTGKKTAAKLQTEAIIPATGEVQVASAIEPPLPVTALAPAGAVQAPQPPQTLPAAAEPSDRINPELLQAFVEEADSIIPQIGGKLRGWRMLPQDEDIHHALLRLLHTLKGSARMAGALPLGELIHAMESHVESAFRDRLINAAALDQLESEFDVISGKIEALQGSVHGAVEENRTAAVTISEPAQPPAETTGLLQSKTLLRINSELIDRLVNDAGEASILRAKIEAQLSSFKQSLQDLTESTHRLHDQLREVEIQAETQMQTHLAQQHDSEHTFDPLEFDRFTRFQELTRLMAESVDDIVTVQKNLRSTQTAAEEAVAQQAVINRQLQQSLLQIRTIPFSNYAERYYRIARQVTEDLGKKVNFEIHGAEVDIDRSVLEKINPPLEHLLRNAIAHGIEEPAQRRQAGKPEHGQVVIQLRQAGNEVSIMLSDDGCGLNLPRIREEALRLGLIQKDEVLDDSKIMSLIFTQGLSTTDSVTGIAGRGIGLDIVKNEIAMLGGRISVQSVAGQGTTFAINLPLTLSVAQTLMVRAGKQTYAIPAFIVEHQREFDPDTLQKIYQDRRVTLNGITYPFSHLSHLLGESGHIPETARHSQVLFLHSGTQYLAVHADEMLGSDEVVVKNMGAQLAQAPGVEGATITGDGEVILILNPVKLLQRSDVQTVLNTPAADPAPARRKKTAVPPTVMVVDDSLTVRKVTCRLLEREGCDVLIAKNGAEAVEILQEATPDVMLIDLEMPKMNGFELIKKVRANPATAYMPIIIISSRTAEKHRTIAKDLGVNVFLGKPYQEEELLNHLSDLLRKR; encoded by the coding sequence ATGAACGCGCAACCCAAACTTAATATTGCTTCGATCATCGGGATTAAGGACGGCATTTACCAAGTCTTTGCATTGATCGATCAGACCCTCGAGGTGTACGGCCAGCATCCCGGCAAGATCAATCTGCTCAGCGATTGCCGCAGTTATATTCATCAACTGGACGGTTTGCTCGAGATGCTGGGATTGACCAGCATTACCATCGTGACCGGGAAAATGGAGCAACTGGTTGACGCGCTGCTCAGTAAGAAAATTAAACCCAATCCAGCGGTTTTCGACGCGCTGAAGCAGTCCACCAAAGCGTTGCTGTACTATCTCAACGAATTGATCGATGGCGCTGAGGAAAATCCGCTGCGTTTGTTCCCGGCGTATCGCAGTTTGATGCAGGTGTACGGTTTTGAGAATGCGCCGGAAAGCGACTTGTTCTTTCCCCGCTTGGCGGCCACACCGGCATTAAAGGCCGAAGCTGCGTCTATCGATGACGCTGCCGCCAAAATACTGGCAAAGCAGCTGGGCGCCGAGTATCAGTCCGGTTTGCTGAAGTGGCTGCGCGACCCGTCGAATCAAGACGGTTTGCGGCAAATGGCCGCGGTCGCGGACAGGATCGAAGAATTTCCCGGAACCATCGAGGCGCGCGCTTTCTGGTGGGTGATAGCCGGTTTTCTGGAAGATTTGCTGCAACTGGAAGGCAGCCGGATCGACCTGCCGGTGCGCCGCCTGTGCGGTAAGATCGAGCAAGCGATCCGCCATCTGGCGGCAGGAACGCCCGGCAACCCATCCGTATTGATGCGGGAATTGCTGTATCACATTGCGCACAGCGAGGCGGATAGCCTGCGTATCAACGCCATCAAGAACAGTTATGTCTGGCCGGGACAGGCGCAGGATCAGGATAAACCGACGTTTGAACAATCGGAAGCGTTGCGTCCGATCTTGGACAGATTGCGCGACACGCTGATGCAGGCGAACGACATCTGGCGGGAATTCTGCGCCGGGCATCAGGAAAGTTTGGCTTCCTTGCTGGAATACGTGGACTGGCTCAGCCACCAGGCGCGGCAAACCGGCTATGCGCCATTGGAAAAGCTGACCGGCGCCATCGGTGATACGGTCAGCTATTTGCACGATCATCCCCAGGATGCGAGCGAAGAACTGGCGATGGAAATGGCCACGGCACTATTGCTGGTGGAAAGCATCATCGACGACTTTCACAAGCTGCCTGCCGATCTGCCGCAGCAAATCGACGTGATTGTTTCCCGCTTGCACGGCATCACGCAAGGCAACATTAGCGATCTGCCGCCGGCGCCGACCTTCAAAACGCTGGAAAGCGAAACACGGGAAAAAGAATTGCAGGCGCACGTGGCGCAGGAGATTCTGACCAACCTGGCGCAAGTTGAAAGCATCCTCGACAAATTTTTCTTTGAGCCTGCACAACGTGCGGAATTATCGCTGCTACCGGACTTGTTCAAACAGATTTCCGGCACATTGGTCATGCTCGATCTGGAACGCGCGCACACCTTGCTGCACCTTTGCCAAGACTTGATCGGCAAGCTGTCGCAGCCGGATCATGACATTACCGAAGCGGAGCAGATTCTGCTCGTCGATGGATTGAGCAGTCTGGGTTTCTATATTGAAGCGCTGCGCAGTGGTCAACCCGATAGTGAGCAGATTGCCGAAGAAGCCATCAAGCGGTTCCGGAGCGCAGCGGTTGCGCCAAGCGCGCCTTTAGCGGCGCCGGAAACGGTTGTTCCCAGTTCCACCGCCGTTGTGGAGAAAGAACCGGCAACTTTCGAAACCGCCGCTACCGGCGTCGATCCGGAACTGTTGGAGATTTTCCTGGAAGAAGCGGACATCGTGCTCGCCAGCATCGCTGATGATTTACACAAATGCCGTATTGATGACGCCGATCGCGAGCCGCTTGCCAGCTTGCGGCGCGGATTTCACACCTTGAAAGGCAGCGGCCGCATGGTCGGACTCGATGACATGAGTGAAGTGGCCTGGAGCGTGGAACAAGTGCTGAATCTTTGGCTGAGTGAAAGAAAACCGGCTTCCGATCCGTTGCTGGCGTTGATCGGCAGCGCTCACCAGGCGTATGGCAAGTGGTGCAAAAATCTGCGCGAACAAGGCAGCACCGATGTCGATGCGGAAGCATTGCTGCTGGCGGCGAAGGAATTGTTAATCCGCAAGAAAACCGGCAAAAAAACAGCCGCAAAACTGCAAACCGAGGCGATTATCCCAGCAACTGGGGAAGTTCAGGTTGCTTCAGCCATAGAGCCGCCGCTACCGGTAACAGCATTAGCACCAGCCGGAGCCGTGCAGGCGCCTCAACCGCCGCAAACTTTGCCGGCAGCGGCGGAACCGTCCGATCGCATCAATCCGGAATTGTTGCAGGCGTTTGTGGAAGAAGCGGACAGCATCATCCCGCAAATCGGCGGAAAATTGCGCGGCTGGCGCATGTTGCCGCAAGACGAGGACATTCACCACGCACTCCTGCGCTTGCTGCATACGCTGAAAGGCAGCGCGCGCATGGCAGGCGCTTTGCCGCTGGGTGAACTGATTCATGCGATGGAAAGTCATGTGGAATCGGCTTTTCGTGATCGTTTGATCAACGCCGCCGCGCTGGATCAACTGGAAAGCGAATTCGACGTAATCAGCGGTAAGATCGAAGCATTGCAGGGTAGCGTACATGGCGCGGTTGAAGAAAACCGCACGGCCGCTGTGACCATCTCCGAACCGGCGCAGCCACCTGCCGAGACAACCGGGTTGCTGCAATCCAAAACGCTGCTGCGCATCAACTCCGAGCTGATCGACCGCTTGGTCAACGATGCCGGTGAGGCGAGCATTCTGCGCGCAAAAATTGAAGCGCAACTGAGCAGCTTCAAGCAATCGTTGCAGGATTTGACGGAAAGTACGCATCGTCTGCACGATCAATTGCGCGAAGTGGAAATTCAGGCGGAAACGCAGATGCAAACGCATCTTGCGCAGCAACATGACAGCGAACACACGTTTGATCCGCTCGAATTCGACCGCTTTACCCGCTTCCAGGAACTGACGCGGTTGATGGCGGAGAGTGTGGACGACATCGTGACTGTGCAAAAGAACCTGCGCTCTACACAGACTGCCGCGGAAGAAGCGGTTGCACAGCAGGCGGTGATCAACCGTCAGTTGCAGCAATCGTTGCTGCAAATCCGCACGATCCCGTTCAGCAATTACGCCGAACGGTATTACCGCATCGCCCGGCAAGTGACGGAGGATTTGGGCAAGAAAGTGAATTTCGAGATTCACGGCGCCGAGGTCGATATCGATCGCAGCGTGCTGGAGAAAATCAATCCGCCGCTGGAACATCTGCTGCGCAACGCCATTGCGCACGGCATTGAAGAACCGGCGCAAAGACGTCAGGCGGGCAAACCTGAGCACGGGCAAGTTGTTATCCAATTGCGCCAGGCAGGCAACGAAGTCAGCATCATGCTCAGCGACGACGGCTGCGGTTTGAATTTGCCGCGCATCCGCGAAGAAGCGCTGCGCCTGGGTCTGATTCAGAAAGATGAAGTGCTCGATGACAGCAAGATCATGTCGCTGATTTTCACTCAGGGCCTGTCGACGACCGATTCGGTGACCGGCATTGCCGGCCGCGGTATCGGCCTGGATATCGTCAAAAATGAAATTGCGATGCTGGGCGGGCGCATCAGTGTGCAATCCGTTGCCGGTCAAGGAACAACGTTTGCGATCAACCTGCCGCTGACATTATCCGTGGCGCAAACACTGATGGTTCGCGCGGGAAAACAAACGTACGCAATCCCTGCTTTCATCGTCGAGCATCAGCGTGAATTCGACCCGGACACATTGCAAAAAATCTACCAGGATCGGCGCGTCACGCTAAATGGCATTACCTATCCGTTCTCCCATCTGTCGCATTTGCTGGGTGAATCCGGCCATATCCCGGAAACTGCCCGGCACAGTCAGGTTTTATTCCTGCATAGCGGTACCCAGTATCTGGCGGTACATGCCGACGAAATGCTCGGCAGCGATGAAGTGGTGGTCAAAAATATGGGCGCGCAACTGGCGCAAGCACCGGGTGTGGAAGGCGCCACCATCACCGGCGACGGCGAAGTGATTCTGATCCTGAATCCGGTGAAACTATTGCAGCGCAGCGATGTGCAGACAGTGCTCAATACCCCTGCCGCCGATCCGGCTCCGGCGCGGCGGAAGAAAACAGCGGTACCGCCAACCGTCATGGTGGTGGATGACTCATTGACGGTGCGCAAAGTCACCTGCCGCTTGCTGGAACGCGAGGGTTGCGACGTACTGATTGCAAAAAACGGCGCGGAAGCGGTCGAGATTCTGCAGGAAGCCACGCCGGATGTCATGCTGATCGATCTGGAAATGCCCAAAATGAACGGCTTCGAATTGATCAAGAAAGTACGTGCCAATCCGGCAACGGCGTACATGCCGATCATCATCATCTCGTCCCGGACTGCGGAGAAACACCGCACAATCGCCAAGGATCTGGGCGTTAACGTGTTTCTCGGCAAACCTTACCAGGAGGAAGAGCTACTCAATCATTTGTCCGATTTGCTAAGGAAGCGCTGA
- a CDS encoding TIGR02594 family protein, translated as MASNAVMQIQQALKNKGFDPGAIDGIWGRKTIAAVQRFQQQQGLEVDGIVGPKTSAALFSDAATAVNDPLLPWFEEAKHLMGTKEVLGDKNNPAIMDWAKNLDIHYAGDDVPWCGLFVAHCVGTTLQQEVLPGNPLGARQWEKFGTATGPRLGAIMVFWRELLASGKGHVGFYAGEDDEAYQILGGNQSDEVCLMWLSKDRFRCARWPETAAFLNTHAVFKDRDEGLSVNEA; from the coding sequence ATGGCAAGCAATGCAGTGATGCAAATTCAACAGGCACTCAAAAATAAAGGTTTCGATCCGGGAGCAATCGACGGCATCTGGGGGCGCAAGACCATCGCTGCCGTGCAGCGATTTCAGCAGCAACAAGGTCTTGAAGTAGATGGCATCGTCGGCCCCAAAACTTCGGCGGCACTCTTTTCGGATGCCGCTACCGCAGTGAACGATCCGCTCCTGCCTTGGTTCGAAGAGGCCAAGCACTTGATGGGCACGAAAGAAGTGCTCGGCGATAAGAACAATCCCGCCATCATGGATTGGGCCAAGAACCTCGACATTCATTACGCCGGTGACGATGTGCCGTGGTGCGGATTGTTTGTCGCGCATTGCGTTGGCACCACCCTGCAACAGGAAGTTTTGCCGGGTAATCCGCTCGGTGCGCGCCAGTGGGAAAAATTCGGCACCGCTACCGGTCCCCGTCTCGGTGCCATTATGGTGTTCTGGCGCGAATTGCTAGCCAGCGGGAAAGGTCACGTGGGTTTCTATGCCGGTGAAGATGACGAGGCCTACCAGATTCTAGGCGGCAATCAATCGGACGAAGTCTGTTTGATGTGGTTAAGCAAAGACAGATTCCGCTGTGCGCGCTGGCCGGAAACCGCTGCTTTTCTTAATACGCATGCGGTTTTCAAAGACCGGGATGAGGGCCTATCGGTCAATGAAGCTTAG